From one Amycolatopsis sp. FDAARGOS 1241 genomic stretch:
- a CDS encoding precorrin-2 C(20)-methyltransferase, translating into MSAGKLYGVGLGPGDPELMTVKAARLIGEADVIAYHSARHGRSIARSVAAPHLREGQVEEPLVYPVTTETTDHPGGYEGAIADFYELSAKKLAEHLDAGRDVVVLCEGDPFFYGSYMYMHERLAGRFESEVVPGVTSVSAASSVLGRPLVQRDEVLTLLPGTLPAPELARRLADTQAAAVLKLGRTFASVREAFAEAGKLDDAWYVERATWGEQRIEPLADVDPSSVPYFSLALLPSPAYASRVDGEPAVVQPAAPAPAEGGEVVVVGLGPAGPEWLTPEASAELAAAEHVVGYGPYVARVPQRAGQQRHASGNRVEADRAAEALELAAAGARVAVVSSGDPGVFAMASAVLEQVAAGRGAGVRVRIVPGVTAAQAAASRVGAPLGHDYAVLSLSDRLKPWDIIERRLDAAGSADLVLALYNPASRTRTSQLATAREVLLRHRAPGTPVVVARDVGGPEELITVTTLGELEPSTVDMRCLLIVGSSKTVVQRGPGGASVVWTPRSYA; encoded by the coding sequence ATGAGCGCGGGCAAGCTGTACGGCGTCGGGCTCGGTCCCGGCGACCCGGAACTGATGACGGTGAAAGCCGCGCGGCTGATCGGCGAAGCCGACGTGATTGCTTACCACAGCGCGCGCCACGGCCGCAGCATCGCGCGCTCGGTGGCGGCGCCGCACCTGCGTGAGGGCCAGGTGGAGGAACCGCTGGTCTACCCCGTGACCACGGAAACCACGGACCACCCCGGCGGCTACGAAGGTGCGATCGCCGACTTCTACGAGCTGAGCGCGAAAAAGCTAGCCGAACACCTCGACGCCGGCCGCGACGTGGTCGTGCTGTGCGAAGGCGATCCGTTCTTCTACGGCTCCTACATGTACATGCACGAGCGGCTCGCCGGCCGGTTCGAATCCGAGGTGGTGCCGGGCGTGACGTCGGTGAGCGCCGCGTCGTCCGTGCTCGGGCGGCCGCTGGTGCAGCGCGACGAGGTGCTCACGCTGTTGCCGGGCACGCTGCCCGCGCCGGAACTCGCCCGGCGGTTGGCCGACACGCAGGCGGCGGCCGTGCTGAAGCTGGGCCGGACCTTCGCTTCGGTGCGCGAGGCGTTCGCGGAGGCGGGCAAGCTGGACGACGCGTGGTACGTCGAGCGCGCCACCTGGGGTGAGCAGCGCATCGAGCCCCTGGCCGACGTGGATCCGTCGTCGGTGCCGTACTTTTCACTGGCTCTGCTGCCGAGCCCGGCGTATGCGTCCCGAGTGGACGGTGAGCCCGCGGTCGTGCAGCCCGCCGCGCCGGCTCCGGCCGAGGGGGGTGAGGTCGTGGTCGTCGGCCTCGGCCCGGCCGGCCCGGAGTGGCTGACGCCGGAGGCGTCGGCCGAGCTCGCGGCGGCGGAACACGTCGTGGGCTACGGCCCGTACGTCGCACGGGTGCCGCAACGCGCCGGCCAGCAGCGGCACGCGTCGGGAAACCGGGTGGAAGCCGACCGGGCCGCGGAGGCGCTCGAGCTGGCGGCGGCCGGCGCCCGCGTGGCCGTGGTGTCGTCGGGTGATCCCGGCGTGTTCGCGATGGCGTCGGCGGTGCTGGAGCAGGTCGCCGCCGGACGCGGGGCCGGGGTGCGCGTGCGGATCGTGCCCGGGGTGACGGCCGCGCAGGCAGCCGCGTCCCGCGTCGGTGCACCACTGGGGCACGACTACGCCGTGTTGTCGCTTTCGGATCGCCTGAAGCCGTGGGACATCATCGAACGCCGCCTCGACGCCGCCGGTTCGGCGGATCTCGTGCTGGCGCTGTACAACCCCGCATCACGTACCCGGACGTCCCAGCTCGCCACCGCGCGCGAAGTCCTGTTGCGTCACCGCGCGCCCGGCACGCCCGTGGTGGTGGCCCGGGACGTCGGCGGCCCGGAGGAGCTCATCACGGTGACCACGCTGGGCGAGCTTGAGCCGTCCACTGTGGATATGCGATGCCTGCTCATCGTGGGCTCGTCGAAGACAGTGGTGCAGCGGGGCCCGGGCGGCGCGTCGGTCGTCTGGACGCCGCGCAGCTACGCCTGA
- a CDS encoding heme-binding protein gives MTLADADQLVSTALAVGQERGFPPLAVAVVDVTGEVIVLRRADGGMPATSRVAVAKARTALRMLKPSGEIALPGEVVDTIQHLYGGDFVPRAGGVLVTDGGVIVGAAGASGAHGSEDEEAVRTAVERWQAQA, from the coding sequence TTGACTCTGGCCGATGCGGACCAGCTGGTGAGCACGGCGCTGGCCGTCGGCCAGGAGCGGGGCTTCCCGCCGCTCGCGGTGGCCGTCGTCGACGTCACCGGCGAGGTGATCGTGCTGCGCCGCGCCGACGGCGGCATGCCCGCGACCAGCCGGGTCGCCGTCGCCAAGGCCCGTACCGCGCTCCGCATGCTGAAGCCCTCCGGCGAAATCGCCCTGCCCGGCGAGGTCGTCGACACCATCCAGCACCTGTACGGCGGCGACTTCGTCCCGCGCGCCGGCGGTGTGCTCGTCACGGACGGCGGCGTGATCGTCGGCGCCGCCGGCGCGTCCGGCGCGCACGGCTCCGAAGACGAGGAAGCCGTGCGCACCGCCGTGGAGCGCTGGCAGGCTCAGGCGTAG
- a CDS encoding arabinosyltransferase domain-containing protein has product MRPIAVALGLLSALCALAYPFLPVVQDTAEVVWPTGSDTRSVNAPLTGYWAQDLEAEVPCAAIRSLDERTNGPALLLGTVPDGRTGPRAGNGVGLLLHVDNGVLLASSQGQQIAQQPLPQAGCTVTLKSDTTQMTLAVAGTPVFHTTGDVRPRVVGIYSSISSAKDPISGLRVSVVPDTRYQTSPTALKLGVGVLGALAFLGCLIAVWRMDSGFARRAPRWAPVGWWRLTGRDATVILALGAWVFIGPVTSDDGYILTMARVTESTGFLTNYHRWFGVAEAPFGWFYHLYELMTHVSTVPPWIRLPSYLLGVISWLLISREVMPRLGTQVRGSRAAGWAAAAVFLVWWMPYNNGVRPEPVAALGSLLAICAVERALVTRRLLPLCLGLTAAAFTLAATPTGLIAVAPFLVAARPLFKLVRQRSADGWWPILAPIAASGFLVLIVVFADQTFATVQEATRIRTLVGPNLSWFQELVRYQLLFENLPDGSAPRRFPVLLVLLCTVTCLVVLLRRGRIPGAALGPSRRLIGTTALFFLLLALTPTKWTHHFGAFAAVGASMAALTALATSSTVLRSNRNRAAFLAGLLVVGALAATGPNTYWFVSRLGVPWTGLAPSIAGLPLSTILLVAAAIAGIYAFVENIRAHRPGAPAAPQEGRSRSLRLGSLSLVVVCGLAAAGEFYTMALAIHNQSGSYSLGAANFGHLFGKSCNLSDHVMVETDAVKSMLHPQAEQRTVPAKKEEQSPLPDADQGNGQVQTGFHTRSVDDNDPLAEPPHGFTPDTVPMWSSFYEQNRAGRLRSQWYSLSDNRADGQIVISTAGQPRRPASVSLDYGVTTPEGVRVVRSQFALAPGAGTGGWNDTRINLRDLPPQATSVRVDIVDNDLTEDGWIAASAPRVPSFTTLTDKLAGKSVYIDWPASFVYPCANPVTSHDGISQVPDYRITAGALADEAQWASSTNGGPIGWLEELADEPEVPSYLLGQPTQSWGQLLQVEPYTDGIAPTVRHGSKTVWGWWSPGPGPSQPNGKDPTR; this is encoded by the coding sequence ATGCGTCCGATTGCCGTAGCGCTGGGGTTGCTTTCGGCTCTGTGCGCCCTCGCCTATCCGTTCCTGCCCGTCGTGCAGGACACCGCGGAGGTCGTGTGGCCGACCGGCTCCGACACCCGGTCCGTCAACGCGCCCTTGACCGGTTACTGGGCGCAGGACCTCGAAGCCGAAGTACCGTGCGCGGCCATCCGTTCCCTCGACGAACGCACGAACGGTCCCGCGCTGCTGCTCGGTACCGTGCCGGACGGGCGCACAGGGCCGCGCGCGGGCAACGGCGTCGGCCTGCTGCTGCACGTGGACAACGGGGTGCTGCTCGCGTCGAGCCAGGGCCAGCAGATCGCGCAGCAGCCGCTGCCGCAGGCCGGCTGTACCGTGACGCTCAAGTCGGACACGACGCAGATGACCCTCGCCGTCGCGGGCACGCCGGTCTTCCACACGACCGGTGACGTGCGGCCGCGCGTGGTCGGCATCTACTCGTCGATCAGCTCCGCGAAGGACCCGATTTCCGGCCTGCGCGTCTCCGTCGTTCCGGACACCCGCTACCAGACCTCGCCGACCGCGCTGAAGCTCGGCGTCGGTGTCCTGGGCGCGCTCGCGTTCCTCGGCTGCCTGATCGCCGTGTGGCGCATGGACTCCGGCTTCGCGCGCCGCGCGCCGCGCTGGGCACCGGTCGGCTGGTGGCGCTTGACCGGCCGCGACGCGACGGTGATCCTCGCGCTCGGCGCGTGGGTGTTCATCGGGCCCGTGACGTCGGACGACGGCTACATCCTCACGATGGCCAGAGTCACCGAGTCCACGGGGTTCCTGACCAACTACCACCGGTGGTTCGGCGTCGCCGAGGCGCCGTTCGGCTGGTTCTACCACCTGTACGAGCTGATGACGCACGTCAGCACGGTCCCGCCGTGGATCCGGCTGCCGTCGTACCTGCTGGGCGTGATCAGCTGGCTGCTGATCTCCCGCGAGGTCATGCCGAGGCTGGGCACGCAGGTGCGCGGAAGCCGCGCGGCCGGCTGGGCCGCGGCGGCGGTGTTCCTGGTGTGGTGGATGCCGTACAACAACGGCGTGCGGCCGGAACCCGTGGCCGCGCTGGGTTCGCTGCTCGCGATCTGCGCGGTGGAACGCGCGCTCGTGACGCGGCGGCTGCTGCCGCTGTGCCTCGGTCTCACGGCGGCCGCGTTCACGCTCGCGGCGACGCCGACGGGCCTCATCGCGGTGGCACCGTTCCTGGTCGCCGCGCGGCCGTTGTTCAAGCTCGTACGCCAGCGCTCAGCCGACGGGTGGTGGCCGATCCTGGCGCCGATCGCGGCGTCCGGATTCCTCGTGCTGATCGTGGTGTTCGCGGACCAGACGTTCGCGACCGTGCAGGAGGCCACGCGCATCCGGACGCTGGTGGGCCCGAACCTGTCGTGGTTCCAGGAACTCGTGCGCTACCAACTGCTGTTCGAGAACCTGCCCGACGGTTCGGCGCCGCGGCGGTTCCCGGTGCTGCTCGTGCTGCTGTGCACGGTCACGTGCCTCGTCGTGCTGCTGCGGCGCGGCCGCATCCCGGGCGCCGCGCTCGGGCCGAGCCGGCGGCTGATCGGCACCACCGCGTTGTTCTTCCTCCTGCTGGCCCTGACCCCGACCAAGTGGACGCACCACTTCGGCGCGTTCGCCGCCGTCGGCGCGTCGATGGCCGCGCTGACCGCGCTGGCGACGAGTTCGACGGTGCTGCGGTCGAATCGCAACCGGGCCGCGTTCCTGGCCGGGCTGCTCGTGGTCGGCGCGCTCGCCGCGACGGGGCCCAACACGTACTGGTTCGTCTCGCGCCTGGGCGTGCCGTGGACCGGGCTGGCGCCCTCGATCGCCGGGCTCCCGCTGTCGACGATCCTGCTGGTGGCCGCGGCCATCGCCGGGATCTACGCGTTCGTGGAGAACATCCGCGCGCACCGGCCCGGCGCACCCGCCGCGCCGCAGGAGGGCCGGAGCCGGTCGCTGCGGCTGGGTTCGCTCTCGCTCGTGGTGGTCTGCGGGCTCGCCGCGGCCGGTGAGTTCTACACGATGGCGCTGGCGATCCACAACCAGTCGGGCAGCTACAGCCTGGGCGCGGCGAACTTCGGGCACCTGTTCGGCAAGAGCTGCAACCTCTCCGACCACGTGATGGTGGAGACCGACGCGGTCAAGAGCATGTTGCACCCGCAGGCCGAGCAGCGGACCGTGCCGGCGAAGAAGGAGGAGCAGTCGCCGCTGCCCGACGCGGACCAGGGCAACGGTCAGGTCCAGACCGGTTTCCACACGCGGTCCGTCGACGACAACGACCCGCTCGCCGAGCCGCCGCACGGGTTCACGCCGGACACCGTGCCGATGTGGAGCAGCTTCTACGAGCAGAACCGCGCGGGCCGGCTGCGCAGCCAGTGGTACTCGCTGTCGGACAACCGCGCCGACGGCCAGATCGTGATCTCGACGGCCGGCCAGCCACGGCGTCCGGCCTCGGTCAGCCTCGACTACGGCGTCACGACGCCCGAGGGCGTGCGTGTGGTGCGCAGCCAGTTCGCCCTCGCGCCCGGCGCGGGCACCGGCGGCTGGAACGACACCCGCATCAACTTGCGCGACCTGCCACCGCAGGCCACGTCGGTGCGCGTGGACATCGTCGACAACGACCTCACGGAGGACGGCTGGATCGCCGCATCCGCGCCGCGCGTCCCGTCGTTCACGACGCTGACGGACAAGCTCGCCGGCAAATCCGTGTACATCGACTGGCCCGCATCGTTCGTGTACCCCTGCGCCAACCCCGTCACCTCCCACGACGGCATCTCGCAGGTCCCCGACTACCGCATCACTGCCGGCGCGCTGGCCGACGAAGCCCAGTGGGCCTCCAGCACCAATGGTGGCCCCATCGGCTGGCTCGAGGAGCTCGCGGACGAGCCCGAGGTGCCCAGCTACCTGCTCGGCCAGCCCACCCAGTCGTGGGGTCAGCTGCTGCAGGTCGAGCCCTACACCGACGGCATCGCGCCGACCGTGCGCCACGGCTCGAAGACGGTGTGGGGCTGGTGGTCACCGGGACCCGGGCCTTCGCAGCCGAACGGGAAGGACCCGACCCGCTGA
- the bluB gene encoding 5,6-dimethylbenzimidazole synthase: MNDEFYEILHRRRDVRGEFTGEPIEDAALTRVLEAAHAAPSVGLSQPWDFVLVRDRGTREAFAEHVRAERDVFAATLAGERADTFSRIKIEGIRESTLGVVVTYDAGRGAPAVLGRHAIADAGLYSVCLAIQNLWLAATAEGLGVGWVSFYREPFLAGLLGIPAGIRPVAWLCVGPVTQLAEVPDLERHGWRSRAPLAEAVHHERFTPRSEGPA; this comes from the coding sequence ATGAACGACGAGTTCTACGAGATCCTGCACCGCCGCCGCGACGTGCGTGGCGAGTTCACCGGCGAGCCGATCGAGGACGCCGCGCTGACGCGTGTGCTCGAGGCCGCGCACGCCGCGCCGAGCGTGGGCCTGAGCCAGCCGTGGGACTTCGTGCTGGTGCGTGACCGCGGCACCCGCGAAGCCTTCGCCGAACACGTTCGCGCCGAGCGGGACGTCTTCGCCGCCACGCTCGCCGGCGAGCGCGCCGACACGTTCTCCCGCATCAAGATCGAGGGCATCCGGGAATCGACGCTGGGCGTCGTGGTCACCTACGACGCCGGACGCGGAGCGCCCGCCGTGCTGGGCCGGCACGCGATCGCCGACGCCGGGCTGTACTCCGTGTGCCTCGCGATCCAGAACCTGTGGCTCGCCGCGACGGCCGAGGGCCTCGGGGTGGGCTGGGTGAGCTTCTACCGCGAACCGTTCCTCGCCGGCCTGCTCGGCATTCCCGCCGGCATCCGGCCGGTCGCGTGGTTGTGCGTCGGCCCGGTCACGCAACTCGCCGAGGTCCCCGACCTCGAACGGCACGGCTGGCGCAGCCGCGCACCGCTGGCCGAAGCCGTGCACCACGAACGGTTCACGCCGCGCAGCGAGGGGCCTGCGTAG